In one Lycium barbarum isolate Lr01 chromosome 7, ASM1917538v2, whole genome shotgun sequence genomic region, the following are encoded:
- the LOC132602163 gene encoding uncharacterized protein LOC132602163 encodes MRMIYVCEEEEKELGRKKASGACPYCGGTVEAVDIEGKGKLFCLPICLRECNRAADSLANYGLKCRGTVWMNNFMELPKNTRGEIKVDKMQLPSFRNSIVKNSIHVHRPMYRNYLR; translated from the exons ATGCGCATGATATATgtgtgtgaagaagaagaaaaagaattagGAAGAAAGAAAGCATCAGGGGCATGCCCATATTGTGGAGGGACAGTGGAGGCTGTTGACATTGAAGGCAAAGGGAAGCTTTTCTGTTTGCCAATTTGCTTAAG GGAATGTAACAGAGCAGCTGATAGTTTGGCAAACTATGGTCTCAAATGTAGAGGTACAGTGTGGATGAATAATTTCATGGAGCTACCAAAAAACACAAGAGGAGAGATCAAGGTGGATAAAATGCAATTACCATCTTTTAGAAATTCCATTGTAAAGAACTCTATACATGTGCATAGACCAATGTATAGGAACTATCTTAGATGA